In a genomic window of bacterium:
- a CDS encoding DUF503 domain-containing protein, whose amino-acid sequence MKCCLGLLTVELHLENSHSLKERRRILNSLKERIRQRFNVSVAEADFGEKWQRGGLMISSAGAHPALVEEALRVVQRFIEEDPRVVMMTPEVRFYE is encoded by the coding sequence GTGAAATGCTGTCTCGGCCTGCTCACCGTCGAGTTGCACCTTGAGAACAGCCACTCCCTGAAAGAGCGGCGTCGCATCCTGAATTCCCTGAAGGAACGCATTCGTCAGCGGTTCAATGTCTCGGTGGCGGAGGCCGATTTCGGCGAGAAGTGGCAGCGCGGCGGACTGATGATCTCGTCGGCCGGCGCCCATCCCGCGTTGGTGGAAGAGGCCTTGCGAGTTGTACAACGTTTCATCGAAGAAGATCCCCGCGTGGTGATGATGACTCCCGAAGTGCGATTCTATGAGTAG